One stretch of Roseovarius mucosus DNA includes these proteins:
- a CDS encoding LysR family transcriptional regulator: MDDRNSPERIMREMDWNLLRTFVTLAQSSSVTDAAHRLRLTQPSVSTALKRLEERVGKRLIHRTPGHFALTEAGEVLYREALDIQGSILRLSTLMRDMTDEVTGHVRLSLASHVICPLFDQVLAEFHAENPRATLAIEVHSSAQAIETVSARSASFAICLVHQRNPKLEYMRLYREFFGLFCGPRHALFGQRDLTRADLAGRSAVSFETDRLQDALKPVTLMRAQAELGDQIIATSSHLEEVRRMIIAGIGVGPLPLHVAERDVRDGLLWQLPPYDQTAAVDVHVVWNPRAVLNRAEQSLLDRLLARIDETPIEERTYR; encoded by the coding sequence ATGGATGATCGTAACAGCCCCGAACGCATCATGCGCGAGATGGATTGGAACCTCTTGCGCACCTTTGTCACGCTGGCGCAGTCCAGCTCTGTTACGGATGCTGCACATCGGTTGCGGCTGACGCAGCCGTCTGTGTCTACAGCGTTGAAACGGTTAGAGGAACGGGTTGGCAAACGTCTTATTCACCGCACACCGGGGCATTTCGCACTGACCGAGGCGGGCGAGGTTCTGTATCGCGAGGCGCTGGATATCCAAGGCTCTATTTTGCGCCTCTCGACCCTCATGCGCGATATGACGGATGAGGTGACGGGTCATGTGCGCCTGTCTTTGGCCTCTCACGTGATCTGCCCGCTTTTTGATCAGGTTCTGGCAGAGTTCCATGCTGAAAACCCCCGCGCGACGTTGGCAATCGAGGTGCATTCTTCTGCGCAGGCGATTGAAACGGTGTCGGCGCGCTCGGCCTCCTTTGCCATCTGCCTTGTGCATCAGCGCAACCCCAAGCTAGAGTATATGCGCCTTTATCGAGAGTTCTTTGGCTTGTTTTGCGGGCCGCGCCATGCGCTGTTTGGGCAACGTGATCTCACGCGGGCGGACCTTGCTGGGCGCTCGGCCGTCAGCTTTGAAACCGACCGATTGCAAGACGCCCTCAAACCCGTAACCTTGATGCGGGCACAGGCGGAATTGGGGGATCAGATCATCGCCACCTCCAGCCATCTGGAAGAGGTGCGGCGCATGATCATCGCGGGAATTGGCGTGGGTCCGCTGCCGTTGCATGTGGCGGAGCGCGATGTGCGAGACGGGCTTTTGTGGCAGTTACCCCCCTATGATCAGACGGCGGCGGTTGATGTGCACGTTGTCTGGAATCCGCGCGCCGTGCTCAATCGGGCGGAACAAAGCCTGCTTGATCGGCTATTGGCCCGGATTGACGAAACCCCGATTGAAGAGCGCACCTATCGCTAG
- a CDS encoding ABC transporter permease — MKGRRMSVEAREARQPWILLSPALGAVTLLLLVPLMFIVVYSFWLRSAMGADTVGFYLDNWQKALTDRFYRDILLNTLKIAAITTAICALMGYPAAYFIARSRGNKMVLLLLLMLPFWISYIIRTMSWINILGTSGALNSLLLSLGIINEPIQMLYNEATVILGLVHFLLPFMVLNVYVSLEGIDTNLEDAANSLGATRWQAFTQVTLPLSLPGLAAGGLLCFVLGAGTYITPVILGGPRDAMFANLVFEAIITQLNWPLGSALSLLLLIVLGLLVAIYNRYLGMAQLAKGLG; from the coding sequence ATGAAAGGGAGACGCATGTCGGTTGAGGCCCGCGAAGCGAGGCAGCCGTGGATTCTGTTGTCACCCGCCTTGGGGGCGGTGACGCTTCTTTTGCTTGTGCCGCTCATGTTCATCGTCGTCTATTCGTTCTGGCTGCGCTCGGCGATGGGCGCGGATACGGTCGGCTTCTACCTCGACAACTGGCAAAAAGCCCTCACGGATCGGTTTTACCGCGACATCCTGCTCAACACGTTGAAAATCGCGGCAATCACCACGGCAATCTGTGCCCTGATGGGGTATCCGGCGGCCTATTTCATCGCCCGTTCGCGCGGCAACAAGATGGTGCTGCTGCTCTTGCTTATGCTGCCGTTCTGGATCAGCTATATCATCCGCACGATGAGCTGGATCAACATTCTGGGCACATCCGGCGCGCTCAATTCCCTGCTCTTGTCGCTTGGCATCATCAACGAGCCGATCCAGATGCTGTATAACGAGGCCACGGTGATCCTCGGGCTTGTGCATTTCTTGCTGCCCTTCATGGTGCTCAATGTCTACGTGAGCCTTGAGGGCATCGACACAAATCTGGAGGATGCTGCCAATTCGCTGGGGGCAACACGGTGGCAGGCGTTTACCCAAGTCACCTTGCCGCTCTCGCTTCCCGGCCTCGCGGCGGGCGGCTTGCTCTGCTTTGTGCTGGGCGCTGGCACCTATATTACCCCGGTGATTCTTGGCGGGCCACGCGATGCGATGTTCGCAAATCTGGTGTTTGAGGCGATCATCACCCAGTTGAACTGGCCACTTGGATCGGCGCTGTCGCTCTTGCTGTTGATCGTATTGGGGCTGCTGGTCGCCATCTACAACCGCTATCTCGGCATGGCGCAACTGGCCAAGGGGCTGGGCTGA